Part of the Bacillus sp. (in: firmicutes) genome is shown below.
TACTTGAATTCCTTTTTCAAGGCATAGATCATGAATTCGCTTTGCTTCTGTTAGTCCGCCGACACGACCAATTTTTATATTTATAATTTTACAGCTTCCAAGCTCAATTGCTTTTCTCGCATCTTCACAGGAAAGAATGCTTTCATCAAGACAAATTGGTGTTTTGATTTCTTTTTGCAAGACCGCGTGATCCATAATATCATCAGAAGCTAAAGGCTGTTCAATCATCATTAATTCAAACTCATCAAGCATTTTTAGCTGCTCAATATCGTTGAGGCTATACGCCGAATTTGCATCGGCCATTAGCGGTATATTTGGAAAACGCTTGCGTACTTCTCTGATTATATTTACATCCATGCCATGTTTAATTTTTATTTTAATGCGTTTATAGCCTTCATTGAGTGCTTTTTCAATCATGTTCAATAAATTAGCAGAATCTTTTTGAATGCCAATACTAATCCCTACTTCAATTTCTTTTTTCTTACCGCCAAGCATCTCCGCAAGTGATTTGCCACAACGTTTTGCGTATAAATCCCAAATTGCACCTTCTAAAGCGGCTTTTGCCATATTATTTTTTCGAATAGTGGTAAACATCCTGTTTAGGTCATCCGGATGTTCAATGTCTTTGTGTAAAAGAGAAGGGATGAGGAAATCCTCTAAAATATGCCAATTTGTTTTTAAAGTTTCCTCGGTATACCAAGGTGTAGAGAAGGCAACTGATTCACCCCAGCCGCCAAGGCCATCTTCATCTTTTGCCTCTACTAAAATAAATTCCTTGTCACGAATGGTGCCAAAGCTTGTTGTAAACTCAAACTTCATGTTCATTTTGAGATGTCTCATGACAACTTCTTTAATTTTCATTTTGTTCACCTTCCAAACAATTTGCTTTTTCAAACGTATATAAAACCGCCCGTGTGATAATCTCAATTCCATTATACATTGCCTCGCGATTAAAACTCATCTTCGGATGATGCAATCCTGGTTGTAAATCGCAGCCCAATCCAAGCATTGTCGCTTTTATATTTGGTCGCTTTAATGTGTAAAAATGAAAATCCTCTCCACCTGGCGTGATGATAGGCGCTTTATTATTTTCTTGCCCAAGTGTCTCAATAATAGCTTGTTCCATGAAGCTTTTGGCTGTCTCATCGACGGTTGCCGCAGCAACATAACCAGTAGTCGTTAGCGAGATTTCAACCTGATATAAAGTGGCAATTATTTCAGCTAAATGGATTACCCTATTTGTCAATTCAATCATCACTTCATTTGTCTGTGCTCGTAAATCTAAAGAAAATGTAGCCTCACCAGGAATCAGGTTGCCAGTTTCGCTGCCGGCATGAAAAGAAGTTATTTTGACGGAAGCTGGGACCATTGGGTTTATATGAATACGATTCAACTCATTAACTAGCGTTGCACCAACTTCAATTGCATTTTGACCTAAATGAGGCCTAGCACCGTGCGCATCCACCCCTCTGATAATACCAGTCATAAACGTGGCCGAGCCGTGAAAAGTAGCTGGTGATGCTTCGCCAAATTTAAGTTCTTCAAGCGGGCGCAAATGAACCCCATAAAGAAAATCAAGATTATCAACTACCCCTTTTTCAATTAGCTTTAGCGCACCTGTCCCTTTTTCTTCAGCAGGCTGAAAAATAAACTTCAACTTTCCATTTTTAGGCCAAGCGTTCATTTCTTTTAAAAGCAGCATTGTTCCAATCACCATTGTCATATGAGCATCATGTCCACATGAATGGTTGGCGCGAAAGATGCCATCGACATTTTGCCAAAGAGCATCAATATCAGCACGAACACCGACACAGATGTTGCCTTCACCAACTTCAACGACCAGACCAGTACAGTCATCGAATGTTTGAACTGTGAAACCGTAGCTTTCTAATAAAGTTTTTAAATAGACAGTCGTTTCATATTCCTGCCAGCTTGGCTCTGGGTTTTGATGAAGATAGTCAAAAATTTTTTTTATCGTTGCTTTTAATTGGTTTATGTTATTTTTCATTACAGTTCTCCTCAGTTTTACTTCAAAGGCTGGATAACTATAAGTATAACTGAAAAAATAAATAAAAGTTAAAATTTGACACGCGTCAAAGTATTTATCTTTGATATGCACTACTATTAAATTACAAACAACAAATAGTAGGTAAAGGGGATATGAAAGATGAAAACTGTAAAATTTCAATTAGAAGAGTTAACTTGTCCAAGCTGCGTGAAAAAAATCGAAGGAGTTTTGGCAAAACAAGAAGGAGTGTCAGACGTAAAAGTTTTATTTAATTCCAGCAAAGTAAAAGTTGTATTTAATGAGGAAATCATTGCTGCGGAGCAACTAGCATCAACAATTGAACAGCTTGGCTATCCAGTATTAAATAGTAAAGTATCTTAAACAAAAATAGATTGGGGGGATCATGTATGAATAGAAAAAATAAAGCCAGAATTGTCTTACTCTCTGGAATTTTGCTTGTTGCATCTTTTTTCTTTAATATGGCTAACCTAAGCGCCTTAAAAAACACGGCCTTACTTTCCGCAACGATTATTGCTGGTTACCCAATCATTACAAAAGCATGGCGGGCGCTCTGCATGAAGGCTTTTAGCATCGAATTACTTGTTACTATTGCCGTTGTTGGCGCATTAATAATTGGGGAATATGTAGAATCGGCCGCTGTTACCTTTTTATTTTTATTCGGTGCTTACTTAGAAGCCCGCAGTTTAGAAAAGACTAGGAGCTCATTAAAATCGCTAATGGATATGGCACCATTAGAAGCAACTGTTATTCGTGATGGCAAGACGCAAATTGTTTCTGCTGATGAGGTGGAAGAAGGGGACCGTGTCCAAATTCAATCTGGTGAAAAAATAGCTATCGATGGAAAAGTCATCTCTGGAACAGCATTTATCAATGAAGCAGCAATTACTGGTGAATCGGTGCTTGCACGAAAACAAGTCAATGATTATGTATATAGCGGCACCATCATCGATAACGGCTATATTGAAGTAATTGCCGAAAAAGTGGGAGAAGATACAACCTTTGCAAAAATTATCGAGCTTGTTGAAGAAGCACAAGAATCGAAAGCAAAAACACAAAAATTCCTTGAAAAATTCGCATCTTTTTATACACCAGCCATTTTAATTTTATCTATCATCGTCTACATTTTTACTAGAGATATAGAATTAACATTAACTTTTCTAGTCATCGCCTGTCCTGGAGCATTAGTCATTTCCGCACCAGTATCAATTGTCGCTGGAATTGGCAATGGCGCCCAGAAAGGTGTCCTTATTAAAGGCGGAGACATCATGGAAAAGCTTGCTAAAGTGAATGCATTTGTTTTTGATAAAACAGGTACACTCACAAAAGGGAAGCCCGAGGTTACGAATATTCAAACATACGGCATTGATGAGAACATATTTTTAACGATGGTAGCTGAGGCAGAAGTCATTTCAGAGCATCATTTAGGACAAACAATCGTAA
Proteins encoded:
- a CDS encoding amidohydrolase; protein product: MKNNINQLKATIKKIFDYLHQNPEPSWQEYETTVYLKTLLESYGFTVQTFDDCTGLVVEVGEGNICVGVRADIDALWQNVDGIFRANHSCGHDAHMTMVIGTMLLLKEMNAWPKNGKLKFIFQPAEEKGTGALKLIEKGVVDNLDFLYGVHLRPLEELKFGEASPATFHGSATFMTGIIRGVDAHGARPHLGQNAIEVGATLVNELNRIHINPMVPASVKITSFHAGSETGNLIPGEATFSLDLRAQTNEVMIELTNRVIHLAEIIATLYQVEISLTTTGYVAAATVDETAKSFMEQAIIETLGQENNKAPIITPGGEDFHFYTLKRPNIKATMLGLGCDLQPGLHHPKMSFNREAMYNGIEIITRAVLYTFEKANCLEGEQNEN
- a CDS encoding cation-translocating P-type ATPase, which codes for MNRKNKARIVLLSGILLVASFFFNMANLSALKNTALLSATIIAGYPIITKAWRALCMKAFSIELLVTIAVVGALIIGEYVESAAVTFLFLFGAYLEARSLEKTRSSLKSLMDMAPLEATVIRDGKTQIVSADEVEEGDRVQIQSGEKIAIDGKVISGTAFINEAAITGESVLARKQVNDYVYSGTIIDNGYIEVIAEKVGEDTTFAKIIELVEEAQESKAKTQKFLEKFASFYTPAILILSIIVYIFTRDIELTLTFLVIACPGALVISAPVSIVAGIGNGAQKGVLIKGGDIMEKLAKVNAFVFDKTGTLTKGKPEVTNIQTYGIDENIFLTMVAEAEVISEHHLGQTIVKEAEKRGLQLIHKPSHFKVVKGNGLKATINGNNLFIGNRKWMAANNTNITDEIDTYAIEQERCGNTAVFAAMNGNIIGIISIADQIRNEAAVSITKLKQSGVKKIYMLTGDNKYAAEKVASQLGIDKVFAELLPEDKVTKVKELKKEGYRVAMVGDGINDAPAIATADIGFAMGGTGTDVAMETADVVIMADKLEKLAEAHRLAKATVLNMKQNMFFAVGTVVFLLIGVLAKQVFLASGMLIHELSVLIVILNALRLVYFQKSNTKQRNANRNTVIEKASTSIE
- the menC gene encoding o-succinylbenzoate synthase, with the protein product MKIKEVVMRHLKMNMKFEFTTSFGTIRDKEFILVEAKDEDGLGGWGESVAFSTPWYTEETLKTNWHILEDFLIPSLLHKDIEHPDDLNRMFTTIRKNNMAKAALEGAIWDLYAKRCGKSLAEMLGGKKKEIEVGISIGIQKDSANLLNMIEKALNEGYKRIKIKIKHGMDVNIIREVRKRFPNIPLMADANSAYSLNDIEQLKMLDEFELMMIEQPLASDDIMDHAVLQKEIKTPICLDESILSCEDARKAIELGSCKIINIKIGRVGGLTEAKRIHDLCLEKGIQVWCGGMLEAGVGRAHNVALTTLANFTLPGDTSASSRYWEKDIIKPEVTVHNGLITVPDGPGIGYDVDLQAVREFTIFEKVYR
- a CDS encoding heavy-metal-associated domain-containing protein, which translates into the protein MKTVKFQLEELTCPSCVKKIEGVLAKQEGVSDVKVLFNSSKVKVVFNEEIIAAEQLASTIEQLGYPVLNSKVS